One window from the genome of Artemia franciscana chromosome 12, ASM3288406v1, whole genome shotgun sequence encodes:
- the LOC136033852 gene encoding cytochrome c oxidase subunit 4 isoform 1, mitochondrial-like, whose amino-acid sequence MTGHQIARVLSRQAKAITVQSASAGTVAHHGHHEIRDHVKDKIGKREVVGYGYNGQPTYVDRLDFPFPAIRYKEPNAEIQLLREKEKGDWKKLTTEEKKALYRASFRQTLAEVQAPTGEWKSILGVTLFGMSVAVWFYILMKKYVYPPLPPTMAPEWQEAQLKRMIEQRQNRIEGLASQYDYETQKWKE is encoded by the exons ATGACTGGCCATCAGATTGCAAGGGTATTGAGTCGTCAAGCCAAAGCAATTACTGTTCAATCTGCATCAGCCGGAACTGTTGCTCACCATGGCCATCATGAAATCAGGGATCATGTCAAGGACAAAATTGGCAAACGGGAGGTTGTAGGTTATGGTTACAATGGCCAGCCAACTTACGTAGATAGACTTGACTTTCCTTTCCCAGCAATTAGGTACAAGGAACCTAATGCTGAAATTCAG CTCTTGAGGGAGAAGGAGAAGGGTGACTGGAAGAAACTTACTACGGAAGAGAAGAAAGCCCTATACCGTGCATCTTTCCGACAAACTCTTGCTGAGGTCCAAGCCCCTACTGGTGAATGGAAATCAATCTTGGGTGTAACCCTTTTCGGAATGTCTGTTGCTGTGTGGTTTTATATTCTGATGAAGAAATACG TTTACCCGCCCCTACCTCCCACCATGGCCCCTGAGTGGCAGGAAGCTCAACTCAAGCGCATGATAGAACAAAGACAGAACAGAATCGAAGGTTTGGCAAGTCAGTACGACTATGAAACTCAAAAATGGAAGGAATAA
- the LOC136033468 gene encoding uncharacterized protein LOC136033468 translates to MYIDICINAISQTDFGLFADDTKLLGEASASSQIQSDLDALTEKLEEWQLSPNVAKCSVVHLGRQNPKYLYKMKGIDLTKSTCEKDLGVILSLDLKPEKHIGLVVRKASNTLWLLTHSLRYLDIHSKISAYTSYVRPQLEYAIVIWLPYLKKNIDRIERV, encoded by the coding sequence ATGTACATAGACATTTGCATAAATGCCATTTCCCAAACCGACTTCGGCCTGTTTGCAGACGATACGAAGCTCCTGGGAGAAGCTAGTGCATCATCACAAATCCAAAGCGACTTGGACGCCCTGACAGAGAAGCTCGAAGAATGGCAACTTTCACCAAATGTAGCAAAATGCTCTGTCGTCCATCTTGGCCGCCAAAATCCGAAGTACTtatacaaaatgaaaggtaTCGACCTGACAAAATCTACCTGTGAAAAGGACCTAGGTGTAATTCTGAGCTTGGACCTCAAACCAGAAAAGCATATCGGCCTGGTTGTGCGTAAAGCATCAAATACTCTCTGGCTACTCACTCACTCCCTACGATACCTTGACATTCACTCAAAGATCTCAGCATACACAAGCTACGTCAGGCCACAGCTTGAATACGCCATTGTCATCTGGTTGCCATATCTCAAAAAGAATATTGACAGAATAGAACGAGTCTAG